Below is a window of Paenibacillus bovis DNA.
CCTTCTTCCAGCAGCAATCAGGCCGAAGGAATAGGCAGCAAAAATAAACGCCGCAGTACCTTGCTCGTTTTTGCTATTACACTCCATAATATTCCCGAAGGACTCGCGGTCGGGGTTGCTTTTGGCGCGGTAGCTAACGGCACGTCCACAGAGTCGCTCGCAGGCGCAGTAGCACTGGCAATCGGGATCGGGATTCAGAACTTTCCCGAAGGATTGGCTGTATCCATGCCACTGCGCGGAGAAGGCATGAGCCGGCGCAAAGCCTTTTTCTATGGACAACTGTCCGGCATGGTAGAGCCTGTTGCTGCTGTGCTAGGTGTGCTCGCAGTTACACTGATCGATCCACTGCTGCCGTATGCACTGTGCTTTGCTGCCGGTGCGATGATCTTTGTCGTCGCCGAAGAAGTCATTCCCGGCTCGCAGGAAAAAGGCAACAAGGACTTTGCATCCATGTGCCTGATGATTGGCTTTACCGTGATGATGATTCTGGATGTGGCGCTGGGATAAACTGGTGTACAGCAAAAAGCAATAAGTTGGAGCAATCCGGCTGCAGCCGGTAGGCAGTAGATCAAACAGATACATCGGTAGCGCAATGATCATGATTTTGCAGCACAATTATAATAATTTCGTAGTGCAACCATTATTATTCATCATATCTTGTAAGGCCAATATTATAGTAGGTAATCGTCAACAAGCAGTAAACCACCAACCGTTGTACAAACTCACCGTATATGCAATGTCAAAATACTGAATACGAAAAAACGGCAAGCTCTAATGTACTATAGAGCTTGCCGTTTTCGTTGGATAATGACTGGTTTTCTTTTAGAAAGTCAAGCAATCGAATTGGAGAATAATAGTAATTAAAATTAATGAAATACAATCCATACGACCAGCGGAGCGATAAAAGATGCAACGATTGCGCTAATGGTCATAGCGATTGAGCTCATCGAAGATGCCTGCTCTCCGATCTCCATAGCTTTAGCGGTTCCGAGAGCATGCGATGAGCTGCCTAGGGCAATACCGCTGCCGATGACATGGTGAATCCGGAACAGACGCAGTAGATAGACGCCACATACCGCCCCTGTAAATCCTGCAATCATGACAAATACCGAGGTAAGCGAAGAGTCTGCTCCCAGATGATTGACGATCTGAATCGCTACCGGCGTTGTCACCGATTTCGGTACGATGGATAAAATGAATGGTTTGCTGAATCCCAGTGCCAGCGCAAGCAGCATCCCGCTGAGCATACCTGCAAATACGCCTGCCAGGGATCCGCCGATAATAGGCAGCCAATTTTTCAACAGCTGATGACGCTGCTTGTAGAGCGGATACGCCAGTGCCACTACAGCAGGTCCGAGCAGCTGGTTGATCCATTGACCCCCTTTCATATAAGTACTGTATGGAATATTGAGATTAAGCAGTACGACTACAATAATCACTGTTCCTGTTAGTGCGGGCATCAGCACCGGCAGGCGGAATTTTTTGTAGATCATGGCCATAATCGCATAGATAAATACGGTCGACACGACAATGCCCGCACTCAGCATTATATTCATATCCGTGTCTCCTTTTCCCGGTATTGGACACCATTTCTACTGGCGCCAGGCTCCTGAGTCAGATTCGTACTCCTGGAGCTGTCGCTGGTTCTGGCTGCACGGGTACCCGGCCCTCCTGCCAACCACTGGCTTACATGTCCGGCGACTGCAATAGTGAGGATGGTGCTGACAATAACTACTACAACCAGCAGCAATCCTTTACCTGCAAACAGATCCAGATGATTCATCACTCCTACCGTTGCCGGAATAAAAAACAGCGGCAGATAAAACAATATAGTCGTACTCCCCTTCTCGATCCAGGAGACCGGAATGACCCGGCATAGCAGCAAAATAAAAAGCAGCAGCAGGCCGATAATACTGCCGGGAATTGGCAGATTCAGCCACTCCTGCACATAGCTGCCTGCCAGATAAATAGCGTACAGCAGCATGATCTGGACAACAATCAGAATTGCTTTCATGATTCATTTCCCTTCACTCTTGTATTCTCTCTATAACAGTATGAGTATCTATATACGTATAGCTTACCAGAAATATACCCGTTATTGATGAATAGGTATGTATATTTTTCCACAGAAAAGCCATCCCGGTAAATACAGGATGGCTATCATTTTGAAATAGATAAGGATAAAAATGTGATCTATGCAAAATATCTTTAAGCAGTCTATCCTCGAATCATTGATAGTATGATTTTGCCTGCTTTCCGGTAAAGGCTTTTACCTAAACGCGGGCAGATTTGGTATTGGATGCTGTTTTGCCGGATTTGCCTTTGGCACGGGACGATTTATTTTTTCCTTTTCCCTGCTTGCGGGCAGGTGAAGCGATCCGATCGGCTTCATGATCCAAAGCGGCTGCAGCTGCATCCAGTGTCGCAGAAGGTACGGCCACATCGGCAATAGCTGCTGTCGGCTGAGCCGGATACATCCGCTGGAACAGCAGGGTCTGTAGAATCAGGAACGTTCCGCTGACCATCCAGTACAAAGGCATCGCTGCGGGTGCACTAAATGAGAAAAATGCCATCATAATCGGCGATACATATCCCATTATTGCAAACTGCTTGCGCTGCTCGGGTGTCATATTGACCTGGGACACCTTGGCCTGGAACAGATACAGTATCGCCACGATGATCGCCATAATCCAGTCGGGATGTCCCAACTTGAACCAGAGAAACGAATGCGTAGACAGCTCTGGCGTCAACCGGATCGCAGTATACATACCGGACAGAATCGGCAACTGGATCAGAATCGGCAGACAGCCGATATTCAGCGGATTGAAGCTGTGCTTTTTGTAGATCTCCATCATTTCCTGCTGTTGCTGCTGCTTGGAGGCTGTATCGGTTTTGTTCTCATATTTCTTTTTGAGCTGGTCCAGCTCCGGCTGCATAATATTCATCTTTTGCTTCATGGCCTGCTGGGATTTGGCCTGTCTCATCATCAGCGGCATCAGCGCAAAGCGTACAGTCAACGTCAGTACAATGATCGCCAACCCGTAACTCCCGCCAAACCATGAAGCAATATGCTGCATACTGTAAGACAGCGGGAATACTACATAGTGATTAAAAAATCCCGGTGTATCCGAATGAATCTCGGTAGCCCCGCCCGTACCACAGCCGGACAGCAGTACTACCATCATCAATGCCAATATCAGGCCAAGCAGACGGCCTCTTTTGCCCGTAAATGTGAATCCTTTGATCGTGTCCATGTTGTTCCTCCTCGTTGATGGGTTCTACCTGGGATCAACGAGGCGATGCAATCGGAACTATCATCATCAGGCGCTTCTTTCCTGCGTATCATGCGCGAAAGGCGCAGTGGTGCAGGATGGCTGCTGATGGACAGGATCAGCGGATAGAAATAATGCTGGCGCGATTTGCCGCCGACTGTCCAGAATTCGGTAATGCCGCAGTACAGGTGAGCGATGTACGCATAACCCACGGTCAGAATCAGCCCGATGGATAGCAGATACGGGAGCAAATCATGGAACTCGGCCAAAGTCTTCACCTCCTTATGTCATAATATAGCTATTATACGCTATCCAAATCAAATGCATAAGACAAAAATCGACATGAACATGGTCAAAATAGTGAACATCCACAAAAACTTGAAAACGTTTTTTCAATGATATACAATGTGAATGTACAACTAAAACAGGATTGTTACTGGTGAAGCAGGCAAAACC
It encodes the following:
- a CDS encoding CidA/LrgA family holin-like protein, whose translation is MKAILIVVQIMLLYAIYLAGSYVQEWLNLPIPGSIIGLLLLFILLLCRVIPVSWIEKGSTTILFYLPLFFIPATVGVMNHLDLFAGKGLLLVVVVIVSTILTIAVAGHVSQWLAGGPGTRAARTSDSSRSTNLTQEPGASRNGVQYREKETRI
- a CDS encoding LrgB family protein translates to MNIMLSAGIVVSTVFIYAIMAMIYKKFRLPVLMPALTGTVIIVVVLLNLNIPYSTYMKGGQWINQLLGPAVVALAYPLYKQRHQLLKNWLPIIGGSLAGVFAGMLSGMLLALALGFSKPFILSIVPKSVTTPVAIQIVNHLGADSSLTSVFVMIAGFTGAVCGVYLLRLFRIHHVIGSGIALGSSSHALGTAKAMEIGEQASSMSSIAMTISAIVASFIAPLVVWIVFH
- a CDS encoding ZIP family metal transporter is translated as MIDFFAGLTPVMQALVATLFTWGMTAVGAALVFTSKNLNQKVYDGMLGFAGGVMIAASFWSLIAPALEMASEDSSLPAWIPAAVGFMLGGLFLWGADKVIPHIHPSSSSNQAEGIGSKNKRRSTLLVFAITLHNIPEGLAVGVAFGAVANGTSTESLAGAVALAIGIGIQNFPEGLAVSMPLRGEGMSRRKAFFYGQLSGMVEPVAAVLGVLAVTLIDPLLPYALCFAAGAMIFVVAEEVIPGSQEKGNKDFASMCLMIGFTVMMILDVALG